A section of the Acidimicrobiales bacterium genome encodes:
- a CDS encoding transposase, translating into MAINLREADRDQLYLLPPSVADWLPEDHFAYFILDVVAQFDLTAFYAGLREDGRGGAAYDPATVLAALLYAYSVGERSSRRIEQRLIEDVAFRVVAANQQFDHATLARFRRRHADALCDLFAQVLGLCVSEGLVMSGVVSIDGTKLEANASLAANRTRRQLAEEVLGEAEQVDHDDDERLGDARGDELPDRWRRRDGRRARVAEALRQLDEADASDYEFRLAARAQKEAELGHKLSGAKPSPTSGRAKERIANPTDPDSRPLRSHGHFIQGYNAQAAVSADQVIVAAEVTNAASDTTMFIPMVRATEENLARAGAAPAATFAADTGYWNVENVTMDVDAELLVTPMPVVNGNLEPGDTRLELREAIFARVERGELSLPAAAVEMDISAAWAWRLFTNRQRGRGDPAVLRKQMLERLDSPEGRRRYALRKVTTEPVFGNIKANLRFRRLSGRGIVLATSEWRLICTVHNLFKVRNHRLRMA; encoded by the coding sequence ATGGCGATCAACTTGCGCGAAGCCGACCGCGACCAGCTCTATCTGCTACCGCCGTCGGTCGCTGACTGGCTGCCCGAGGACCACTTCGCGTACTTCATTCTCGATGTCGTCGCGCAGTTCGACCTCACCGCGTTCTACGCGGGACTCCGTGAGGACGGCCGCGGCGGCGCGGCCTACGACCCAGCCACGGTCCTCGCCGCCTTGCTCTACGCCTACAGCGTCGGTGAGCGCTCCTCGCGACGGATCGAGCAGCGGCTCATAGAGGACGTCGCCTTCCGGGTCGTCGCCGCGAACCAGCAGTTCGACCACGCGACGCTCGCGCGCTTTCGTCGCCGACACGCCGATGCGCTCTGCGACCTGTTCGCTCAGGTGCTCGGACTCTGCGTCTCCGAAGGGCTCGTCATGTCGGGCGTGGTCTCGATCGATGGCACGAAACTCGAGGCCAACGCGTCGCTGGCGGCAAACCGGACGCGCCGACAGCTCGCCGAGGAGGTCCTGGGCGAAGCAGAGCAGGTCGACCACGATGACGACGAGCGACTGGGCGACGCCCGCGGCGACGAGCTTCCGGATCGCTGGCGACGTCGCGATGGCCGCCGGGCTCGCGTTGCCGAGGCGCTTCGCCAGCTCGACGAGGCCGACGCTTCGGACTATGAGTTCCGTCTCGCCGCCCGTGCACAAAAGGAGGCCGAGCTCGGGCACAAGCTCTCGGGCGCCAAGCCGTCACCAACGAGTGGCCGCGCGAAGGAACGGATCGCGAACCCGACCGATCCGGACTCCCGTCCGTTGCGCAGTCACGGCCACTTCATCCAGGGCTACAACGCGCAGGCCGCGGTCAGCGCTGACCAGGTCATCGTGGCCGCCGAGGTGACGAACGCCGCGAGCGACACGACGATGTTCATCCCGATGGTGCGCGCAACCGAGGAGAACCTCGCACGTGCCGGCGCTGCACCAGCCGCGACCTTCGCTGCCGACACCGGTTACTGGAATGTCGAGAACGTGACGATGGATGTCGACGCAGAGCTACTCGTCACCCCGATGCCCGTGGTCAACGGCAATCTCGAACCTGGCGACACTCGGCTCGAGCTTCGGGAGGCAATCTTTGCTCGTGTCGAACGAGGCGAGCTCTCGCTCCCCGCAGCAGCAGTCGAGATGGACATCTCCGCGGCCTGGGCGTGGAGGTTGTTCACCAACCGGCAGCGGGGGCGAGGCGACCCCGCAGTGCTACGTAAACAGATGCTCGAACGGCTCGACTCACCCGAAGGACGGCGCCGCTACGCGCTCCGGAAGGTGACGACCGAGCCGGTCTTCGGCAACATCAAAGCGAACCTCCGCTTCCGACGACTGTCGGGACGCGGCATCGTGCTTGCTACCAGCGAGTGGAGACTCATCTGCACCGTTCACAACCTCTTCAAGGTGCGAAATCACCGGCTCCGGATGGCTTGA
- a CDS encoding Smr/MutS family protein, which yields MAKLKLDLHDIYNRGHDIDAALRGIIDEAVRIHASEVEIIPGKGSGALKKHVLRFLDEPEIKALYHRVEKDSKNFGRLFVHFRWK from the coding sequence GTGGCGAAGCTGAAGCTGGACCTGCACGACATCTACAACCGCGGCCACGACATCGACGCCGCGCTGCGGGGGATCATCGACGAGGCGGTCCGCATCCACGCGAGCGAGGTCGAGATCATCCCCGGCAAGGGCTCCGGGGCCCTCAAGAAGCACGTGCTGCGCTTCCTCGACGAGCCCGAGATCAAGGCGCTCTACCACCGGGTCGAGAAGGACTCGAAGAACTTCGGCCGCCTGTTCGTCCACTTCCGCTGGAAGTAG